In Lujinxingia sediminis, a single genomic region encodes these proteins:
- the ribD gene encoding bifunctional diaminohydroxyphosphoribosylaminopyrimidine deaminase/5-amino-6-(5-phosphoribosylamino)uracil reductase RibD, translating into MAASSQKPTDREYMAQAIALARRAEGRTRPNPMVGCVIVRQGEVIGRGYHVRAGEDHAEIAAIKDAGGDVEGAELFVNLEPCSHFNRTPPCSDAIIRHKIARVVVGTIDPNPRVSGRGVRRLREAGVEVVEGVLDADSRALNAPFFKHITTGMPWVVAKWAMTLDGKIASSTGDSRWITGELARERVHQLRDRLDAILIGTGTLLADDPRLTCRIDGGRDPVRFVLDTSLKSSPDLAIYNLHESNAPTIVLCADDADPARAAALKARPGVEVIHVARNADGPLDLEHILRAIASRGLLSVLVEGGAALHGALFDQGLVDYAYAFVAPKVVGGSGPAPLGGRGFELMNDAVTLNAPAMERLGDDLLIHGEVPAERRAQLPSLFDEA; encoded by the coding sequence ATGGCAGCCTCTTCTCAGAAGCCCACCGACCGCGAGTACATGGCCCAGGCCATCGCGCTGGCCAGACGTGCCGAAGGCCGCACCCGGCCCAACCCGATGGTCGGGTGTGTCATCGTCCGCCAGGGCGAGGTGATCGGGCGTGGCTACCATGTGCGGGCTGGCGAAGATCACGCCGAGATCGCCGCGATCAAGGATGCCGGCGGGGACGTCGAAGGTGCCGAACTCTTCGTCAACCTGGAACCCTGCAGCCATTTCAACCGCACCCCGCCCTGCTCCGACGCGATCATTCGTCATAAGATCGCGCGGGTGGTCGTGGGCACCATCGATCCCAACCCGAGGGTCAGCGGGCGCGGGGTGCGCCGGCTTCGCGAGGCTGGCGTTGAGGTTGTCGAGGGCGTGCTCGACGCGGATTCCCGTGCTCTTAACGCGCCCTTCTTCAAGCATATCACCACGGGCATGCCCTGGGTGGTGGCCAAATGGGCGATGACCCTCGACGGTAAGATCGCATCGAGCACCGGCGACTCCCGCTGGATCACCGGTGAACTGGCCCGCGAACGGGTGCATCAGCTCCGCGACCGCCTCGATGCCATCCTCATCGGCACCGGCACCCTGCTGGCCGACGATCCTCGCCTGACCTGCCGCATCGACGGTGGTCGCGATCCGGTGCGTTTTGTGCTCGACACCTCGTTGAAGTCCTCGCCAGATCTGGCGATCTACAACCTCCACGAGTCCAACGCGCCCACGATCGTACTCTGTGCCGACGATGCCGATCCGGCACGCGCCGCAGCTCTTAAGGCTCGGCCTGGCGTGGAAGTGATCCACGTGGCACGCAACGCCGATGGGCCCCTGGATCTTGAGCATATCCTGCGCGCCATAGCCTCCCGCGGCCTTCTGAGCGTTCTCGTTGAAGGGGGCGCCGCGCTTCACGGGGCACTCTTCGACCAGGGGCTTGTCGACTATGCCTACGCCTTTGTCGCCCCAAAAGTCGTCGGCGGAAGCGGACCTGCGCCCCTTGGCGGACGCGGCTTTGAGCTTATGAACGACGCTGTCACCCTGAACGCCCCGGCCATGGAGCGCCTGGGCGACGACCTGCTCATTCATGGCGAGGTGCCGGCTGAGCGCCGCGCACAGCTCCCTTCGCTCTTCGACGAGGCTTAA
- the rpiB gene encoding ribose 5-phosphate isomerase B codes for MAIAADHAGVDFKAELCAWLQSRQKSVRDLGPSESASVDYPDFAERVARVVARGEATLGILICGSGVGMSIAANKIDGIRAALVTNPVQAALARKHNNANVLCLGARLTGPDMAKACIEAFLTTPFDPGDDGRHRRRVARICELEGRGKTDS; via the coding sequence GTGGCAATCGCCGCCGACCATGCCGGCGTCGACTTTAAGGCCGAACTCTGCGCCTGGTTGCAATCCCGGCAGAAGTCGGTGCGCGACTTAGGCCCCTCCGAGAGCGCCTCGGTCGATTATCCGGACTTCGCCGAGCGGGTTGCACGTGTGGTCGCGCGCGGGGAGGCCACGCTGGGGATCCTGATCTGTGGTTCGGGCGTGGGCATGTCGATCGCCGCCAACAAGATCGACGGCATCCGCGCCGCCCTGGTCACCAACCCGGTACAGGCGGCCCTTGCCCGTAAGCATAACAACGCCAACGTCTTATGCCTGGGGGCCCGACTCACAGGCCCCGATATGGCCAAAGCCTGCATCGAAGCCTTCTTGACCACGCCCTTTGATCCGGGCGATGACGGGCGCCACCGCCGTCGCGTCGCCCGCATCTGCGAGCTTGAAGGGCGCGGCAAGACCGACTCCTGA
- a CDS encoding LEA type 2 family protein: MTEYTTSRWRVTTALVLLFLAAVLVVGCAAPRASVRDVEFRSLNLSGLNFGLIFDLANPNEYALPLREVDWRVDLFSAYLASGSARPDQRIPAKGSARVDVPVSVRFAEAKQSTSRIIREPVIPWQVSGACHFETPIGSIPVRFNDAGQWDNPLVR, from the coding sequence ATGACCGAATACACCACTTCGAGATGGCGCGTTACCACGGCGCTTGTGTTGCTTTTTTTGGCGGCGGTGCTGGTGGTCGGGTGTGCCGCACCGCGGGCGTCGGTGCGGGATGTGGAGTTTCGTTCGCTGAACTTAAGCGGGCTCAACTTCGGCCTGATCTTCGATCTGGCCAACCCTAACGAGTATGCGTTGCCGCTGCGGGAGGTGGACTGGCGCGTCGATCTTTTTTCGGCCTATCTGGCCAGCGGCTCGGCGCGCCCCGACCAGAGAATCCCGGCGAAAGGAAGCGCTCGGGTGGATGTGCCGGTCTCGGTGCGATTTGCCGAGGCGAAGCAGAGCACCTCGCGCATTATTCGCGAGCCGGTGATTCCCTGGCAGGTCTCCGGGGCGTGCCATTTTGAGACGCCGATCGGAAGCATCCCGGTCCGCTTCAATGACGCCGGGCAGTGGGACAATCCGCTGGTGCGTTAA
- the rpmF gene encoding 50S ribosomal protein L32: protein MAVPKKRKSQAKTRSRRANHDKLTAIKLQRCPQCYAPKRSHRACADCGFYGEEQVVEVWEQY from the coding sequence ATGGCTGTGCCCAAGAAACGTAAGTCCCAGGCCAAGACGCGCTCGCGTCGCGCAAACCACGACAAGCTCACCGCGATCAAGCTGCAGCGCTGCCCGCAGTGCTACGCGCCCAAGCGCTCGCACCGCGCCTGCGCCGACTGCGGCTTCTACGGCGAAGAGCAGGTCGTTGAGGTGTGGGAGCAGTACTAA
- a CDS encoding glutathione S-transferase N-terminal domain-containing protein: MSALNNVHALMVSMMRAGRGLFVTSHNRQHPPRPAKALELYEFEGCPYCRKVREAMSELDLEFINRTCAKGDETKRARAVELSGKAQFPLLVDPNTDTVLLESEAIIAYLHEHYGDGRGLLDIVTSFPSTVAGSMATAIRPRGLRVRPGFEARSQPDSTLVLYNFEASPFCRKVRETLNELNLDYHVKNVAKGSARRPEFHELAGRVMVPYLVDPNQGVAMFESDDIVAYLHTTYGAQD; this comes from the coding sequence ATGTCTGCTCTTAACAACGTCCATGCGTTGATGGTCTCCATGATGCGTGCCGGTCGCGGTCTCTTCGTGACGTCGCATAACCGCCAGCATCCCCCCCGTCCGGCAAAAGCGCTGGAACTCTATGAGTTTGAGGGCTGCCCTTACTGCCGCAAGGTTCGCGAGGCGATGAGCGAGCTCGACCTGGAGTTCATCAACCGTACCTGCGCGAAGGGTGATGAGACCAAGCGAGCGCGCGCGGTTGAACTCAGCGGCAAAGCGCAGTTTCCGCTGCTTGTGGACCCGAATACCGACACGGTCCTCCTGGAGTCGGAGGCGATCATCGCCTACCTGCATGAGCATTACGGCGATGGGCGCGGACTGCTCGACATCGTCACGAGCTTTCCGAGCACGGTGGCCGGCTCCATGGCCACAGCCATACGTCCCCGGGGGCTGCGCGTACGCCCGGGCTTTGAAGCTCGCTCGCAACCCGACTCAACGCTCGTCCTCTACAACTTTGAGGCCTCGCCATTTTGCCGAAAAGTGCGCGAGACCCTCAACGAGCTCAACCTCGACTACCATGTCAAGAACGTCGCTAAGGGCTCCGCTCGCCGACCTGAGTTTCATGAGCTTGCGGGGCGCGTGATGGTGCCTTACCTCGTCGACCCCAACCAGGGTGTGGCGATGTTCGAGTCCGACGACATCGTCGCCTACCTGCACACAACCTACGGCGCTCAGGATTGA
- a CDS encoding tetratricopeptide repeat protein encodes MNTRQTLLIAAAALLLSACANSNKAAQGPLIVPSAATTAPQYQGDGSIPAQRYVVRMSDGSRDWEVEFPEVATGYEMRIPLGSNGEQNDVYPTHHPLTPADRELIEHLRRTNPNFEREGTFVDGEHIIDRNAGEVEAEPRQRPDGRAEDAPAPSRPSYYRGVEEIKRLAASGNHEMAMVHLTDLERYYPDDVQLLMMKGTLWSFLGREPLARQAWEQVLQIEPDNREVIDALRQLDQGPDTEDLD; translated from the coding sequence GTGAACACTCGCCAGACACTCCTGATCGCCGCTGCGGCCCTGCTTTTGAGCGCCTGTGCCAACAGCAACAAGGCGGCCCAGGGCCCGCTCATCGTGCCTTCGGCCGCTACCACCGCCCCCCAATATCAGGGCGATGGCTCCATCCCGGCGCAGCGCTACGTCGTGCGTATGAGCGACGGCTCCCGCGACTGGGAAGTGGAGTTCCCGGAAGTTGCCACCGGCTACGAGATGCGCATTCCGCTCGGCAGCAATGGCGAGCAAAACGACGTCTACCCCACCCATCACCCGCTCACCCCGGCCGACCGCGAGCTGATTGAACATCTGCGGCGCACCAACCCCAACTTCGAGCGGGAAGGCACCTTCGTCGACGGCGAACACATCATCGATCGCAATGCCGGTGAGGTTGAAGCCGAGCCGCGCCAACGCCCCGACGGACGCGCCGAAGACGCGCCCGCCCCCTCTCGCCCCAGCTACTACCGCGGCGTCGAAGAGATCAAGCGCCTGGCCGCATCCGGCAACCACGAGATGGCCATGGTCCACCTCACCGATCTGGAGCGCTATTACCCCGACGACGTGCAACTTTTGATGATGAAGGGCACTCTCTGGAGTTTTCTGGGCCGTGAGCCCCTGGCCCGCCAGGCCTGGGAACAGGTCTTGCAAATTGAGCCCGATAACCGCGAAGTCATCGATGCGCTGCGCCAGCTCGACCAGGGCCCCGACACCGAAGATCTCGACTGA
- the ribH gene encoding 6,7-dimethyl-8-ribityllumazine synthase, with the protein MTTIIEGGFQGQGKRFAIVSSRWNSFFSEQLLSGAIDTLVRHGVDKDDISVVRCPGCFELPMTAARVKRTLNVDAIICLGVLIRGSTPHFDYIASEAAKGIGQLAMDGEVPLSFGVITCDSLDQAVERSGSKVGNKGVEAAMAALEMVNLYDALSG; encoded by the coding sequence ATGACCACCATCATCGAAGGCGGCTTTCAAGGCCAGGGCAAGCGTTTTGCGATCGTCTCCTCGCGCTGGAACTCCTTCTTCTCGGAGCAACTTCTCAGCGGCGCGATCGATACCCTGGTGCGCCACGGCGTCGACAAAGACGACATCTCCGTGGTGCGCTGCCCGGGCTGTTTTGAGCTGCCGATGACTGCCGCGAGGGTCAAACGCACCCTCAACGTCGACGCGATCATCTGCCTGGGCGTGCTGATCCGCGGCTCCACGCCGCACTTCGACTACATCGCCTCCGAAGCCGCCAAGGGCATCGGACAGCTGGCCATGGATGGCGAGGTCCCCTTGAGCTTCGGCGTGATCACCTGCGATTCGCTCGACCAGGCCGTGGAGCGCAGCGGCTCCAAAGTTGGTAATAAAGGTGTCGAGGCCGCCATGGCCGCCCTGGAGATGGTCAACCTCTACGACGCGCTCTCAGGCTAA
- a CDS encoding riboflavin synthase — protein sequence MFTGLVADLGEVRSKRQAGENWELTIATRFDLSTIELGESIAVDGACLTVTRLTSDGFCVDASPETLRKTTLGDRRIGDKVHLERALRVGDRLGGHLVLGHVDGVGVIRKRSKEKNAWLFEVEAPPEVAPYLIDKGSVCVDGVSLTVNSVESSRFGLAIIPFTSDKTKITDYTVGQRVNLEADVLGKYVRKFVEPDATGGLNLEKLARFGFQ from the coding sequence ATGTTTACCGGATTGGTCGCCGACCTGGGCGAAGTTCGCTCCAAACGCCAGGCTGGCGAGAACTGGGAGCTCACCATCGCTACCCGCTTTGACTTAAGCACCATCGAGCTTGGCGAATCCATCGCCGTCGATGGGGCCTGCCTCACGGTGACCCGACTCACAAGCGACGGATTCTGCGTCGACGCCAGCCCGGAGACCCTGCGTAAAACCACGCTGGGCGATCGCCGCATCGGCGATAAGGTGCACCTGGAGCGCGCACTTCGCGTCGGCGATCGCCTCGGTGGCCACCTGGTGCTCGGGCATGTCGACGGCGTGGGCGTGATTCGCAAACGCAGCAAAGAAAAAAACGCCTGGCTCTTTGAGGTCGAAGCCCCCCCGGAGGTCGCGCCCTACCTCATCGATAAGGGCTCGGTCTGCGTCGATGGCGTCAGCCTGACGGTCAACTCCGTCGAGAGTTCGCGCTTTGGCCTTGCGATCATCCCTTTTACATCCGACAAGACCAAGATCACCGACTACACCGTCGGTCAGCGGGTCAACCTGGAGGCCGACGTTCTGGGCAAATATGTCCGCAAGTTCGTCGAGCCCGACGCCACCGGCGGGTTGAACCTGGAGAAGCTCGCACGTTTCGGATTTCAATGA
- a CDS encoding M23 family metallopeptidase: MRAVGTSQSAAAHLRWERGAERRYLVGLLLMLTMSAGCASFRSPSPVCLAGAQLDKSGICRNQVTPEHKIPFREGFSAEVTQGFHGYTSHKEDLAFAVDFACEEGTPVVASRDGVVWSVRGDSNMGCSDLECVEEANYVVLDHGDGTYSSYYHLQHFGALVQPGEQVCAGHIVGLCGNTGYSSGSHLHFALSNLAGVTMPVRFEEARRMGYAFPLPRATYASRNDLSLTCDDTEYSTLPRDAFAHQGIFLDKRLPTVLELGDGVAGQRIEGVSRGRFPNITIHRRSVGSNQWEETCVPVDARGRFEALLPWPPGEFEAGYYFFMITGSDAECGSPGWAWSYRVRVDRP, translated from the coding sequence GTGCGAGCAGTCGGGACGTCTCAGAGCGCGGCGGCGCATCTTCGGTGGGAGCGTGGTGCAGAGCGCAGATACCTCGTGGGGCTGCTCTTGATGCTCACCATGTCGGCTGGCTGCGCCTCCTTTCGTTCGCCATCGCCGGTCTGCCTGGCGGGCGCCCAGCTCGATAAGAGCGGCATCTGCCGCAACCAGGTCACCCCCGAACATAAGATCCCCTTTCGCGAAGGCTTCAGCGCTGAGGTCACCCAGGGGTTCCACGGCTATACCAGCCACAAAGAAGATCTGGCCTTTGCGGTGGACTTCGCCTGCGAGGAGGGCACCCCGGTGGTCGCCTCCCGCGACGGCGTGGTCTGGTCGGTGCGCGGCGACTCCAACATGGGATGTTCCGATCTTGAGTGTGTGGAGGAGGCTAACTACGTGGTGCTCGATCACGGCGATGGCACCTACTCCTCCTATTATCACCTGCAACATTTCGGGGCCCTGGTGCAGCCTGGCGAGCAGGTCTGTGCCGGACATATCGTGGGGTTGTGTGGCAACACCGGTTACTCCAGCGGATCGCACCTGCATTTCGCCCTGAGCAACCTGGCCGGTGTGACGATGCCGGTGCGTTTTGAAGAGGCGCGCCGCATGGGCTACGCCTTTCCGCTGCCGCGCGCCACCTACGCCTCGCGCAACGACCTGTCGTTGACCTGTGACGACACCGAGTACTCCACGCTTCCACGTGACGCGTTCGCTCATCAGGGGATCTTTTTAGATAAACGCCTTCCCACGGTGCTGGAGCTTGGCGACGGGGTCGCAGGCCAGCGTATTGAGGGAGTCTCCCGGGGGCGTTTCCCCAACATCACCATTCACCGACGCTCGGTCGGCTCCAACCAGTGGGAAGAGACCTGCGTGCCGGTCGATGCGCGCGGGCGTTTTGAAGCCCTGCTTCCCTGGCCGCCGGGGGAATTTGAGGCGGGCTATTACTTCTTCATGATCACCGGCAGCGACGCCGAATGCGGCTCGCCGGGCTGGGCCTGGTCGTATCGCGTGCGCGTCGACCGCCCCTGA
- the ribB gene encoding 3,4-dihydroxy-2-butanone-4-phosphate synthase: MSDAAIARVERALKAIANGEMVILLDAEERENEGDLVMAADKVTPEAINFMATYGRGLICLTLTPDQIETLGIPMMVDSNTSPFGTAFTVSIEAAEGVTTGISAADRARTIEAAVAEGATRHDIVMPGHIFPLRARDGGVLVRTGQTEGSVDLARLAGSTPAGVICEIMNPDGTMARLSDLERFAEEHNMVLLSVSDIITYRLQRESLLEVVEEAALPTEFPGDWKVRVYRSRVDDAEHLCFICGTPDAETPTPVRVQPRVDGFDIFLNHTSESASLLGDCMQAIGEVGTGVIVYLDKPAARASDLVRRYVHKATEELDEAERARQVNQPRQILRSLGIGAQILRDAGCGKVEVMTNRPKTIVGSDGFGIEIVNQIPILARNR; this comes from the coding sequence ATGTCTGACGCCGCAATCGCTCGGGTAGAACGAGCACTCAAAGCCATCGCCAACGGTGAGATGGTGATCCTGCTCGACGCCGAAGAGCGCGAAAACGAAGGGGATCTGGTCATGGCCGCCGATAAGGTCACCCCGGAGGCCATCAACTTCATGGCCACCTACGGCCGCGGGCTGATCTGCTTGACGCTGACCCCCGACCAGATCGAGACGCTGGGCATCCCGATGATGGTCGACAGCAACACCAGCCCCTTTGGCACCGCCTTTACCGTAAGCATTGAGGCGGCCGAAGGTGTGACCACCGGCATCTCGGCCGCTGACCGCGCCCGCACCATCGAGGCCGCTGTAGCCGAGGGGGCAACCCGCCACGACATCGTGATGCCCGGGCATATCTTCCCGCTCCGCGCCCGCGACGGTGGCGTGCTCGTGCGCACCGGACAGACCGAAGGCAGCGTCGATCTGGCTCGCCTGGCCGGCAGCACACCCGCCGGCGTGATCTGCGAGATCATGAACCCCGATGGCACCATGGCGCGCTTAAGCGACCTGGAGCGCTTTGCCGAAGAGCACAACATGGTGCTCCTCTCGGTCAGCGACATCATCACCTACCGCCTGCAGCGCGAATCGCTGCTCGAAGTGGTCGAAGAAGCCGCACTCCCCACCGAGTTCCCCGGCGACTGGAAGGTGCGCGTGTACCGAAGCCGCGTCGATGACGCCGAACACCTCTGCTTTATCTGCGGCACCCCCGACGCCGAGACGCCCACGCCGGTCCGAGTACAGCCGCGCGTCGACGGCTTCGACATCTTCTTGAACCACACCAGCGAGAGCGCCTCCCTGCTCGGCGACTGCATGCAGGCCATCGGTGAAGTCGGCACCGGCGTCATCGTCTATCTGGACAAGCCGGCCGCCCGCGCCTCCGATCTCGTGCGTCGCTACGTGCATAAAGCCACCGAGGAGCTTGACGAGGCCGAACGCGCACGCCAGGTCAACCAGCCCCGCCAGATCTTGCGCTCGCTGGGCATCGGCGCCCAGATCCTGCGCGACGCCGGCTGCGGAAAGGTCGAGGTCATGACCAACCGCCCCAAGACCATCGTCGGCTCCGACGGTTTCGGCATCGAGATCGTCAACCAGATCCCCATCCTCGCCCGAAACCGCTAA
- a CDS encoding MBL fold metallo-hydrolase encodes MSPGTFALTWYGHACFGLHAGAHSLLIDPYRPGGFGGAMALPPIGDPFDAVVVTHEHDDHAALDALVHPAPRVEAGPTGPFTLTRTRVYHDEYRGRRRGGTTDILSIAFANRRLVHLGDVGHSPRPDDLKALNAGPRIDLLIVPVGGYFTIGAAQAWEWCRALSPRAVVPTHAADPRVGLKLRPISHFLATSPWPVEEVEMSVECDEALLSFKSRVIVMGTSAH; translated from the coding sequence ATGAGCCCCGGCACCTTCGCCCTGACCTGGTATGGACACGCCTGCTTCGGGCTGCACGCCGGTGCTCACAGCCTGCTGATAGACCCCTACCGCCCGGGAGGCTTCGGCGGGGCGATGGCCCTGCCTCCTATCGGTGATCCTTTTGACGCCGTCGTCGTCACCCACGAGCACGACGATCACGCCGCTCTCGACGCGCTGGTTCACCCGGCCCCCCGCGTCGAGGCTGGCCCCACAGGGCCCTTTACCCTCACCCGAACCCGGGTCTACCACGACGAGTACCGTGGCAGACGACGCGGTGGCACCACCGACATCCTCAGCATTGCGTTCGCCAACCGACGCCTGGTTCACCTGGGCGACGTCGGCCACAGCCCGCGTCCCGACGATCTCAAGGCCCTGAACGCAGGCCCGCGTATCGACCTCTTGATCGTGCCGGTGGGAGGCTACTTCACCATCGGGGCCGCCCAGGCCTGGGAGTGGTGCCGCGCGCTCAGTCCCCGCGCGGTGGTGCCCACCCATGCGGCCGACCCGCGTGTCGGCTTGAAACTTCGTCCCATCTCTCACTTTCTGGCCACATCCCCCTGGCCCGTCGAAGAGGTCGAGATGAGCGTTGAATGTGATGAGGCTCTGCTTAGTTTTAAGAGCAGGGTGATCGTGATGGGTACGTCGGCCCACTGA
- a CDS encoding YceD family protein: protein MNSANFELDLLDFQGEPIELSFEAPMEELEWLAKGLESTGYRPADDVSFKVDLSAQLIETTVRLHGEVEGALSYECGRCMRERRFELDSSVEFVLMSRASWEEAYGDREEIVLSADDLDVSFYEGEVIDLRPLIVEAVVLELPTFARCTEEDKASCDAAFEAHVGQETVEANEANSIDLRWSKLREVKLKSNDTE, encoded by the coding sequence ATGAACAGCGCTAACTTTGAGCTCGATCTCCTGGATTTTCAGGGCGAGCCTATCGAGCTGAGTTTTGAAGCCCCGATGGAGGAGCTGGAGTGGCTGGCAAAAGGGCTCGAGTCCACCGGGTACCGCCCCGCCGACGACGTCTCCTTTAAAGTCGACTTGAGCGCTCAGCTCATTGAGACCACCGTGCGTCTTCATGGCGAGGTTGAGGGCGCGCTCAGCTATGAATGTGGCCGTTGCATGCGTGAGCGGCGCTTCGAGCTTGACTCTTCGGTGGAGTTTGTGTTGATGTCTCGCGCTTCGTGGGAGGAGGCCTATGGCGATCGCGAAGAGATCGTGCTAAGTGCCGACGACCTCGACGTGAGCTTCTACGAGGGAGAGGTCATTGACCTTCGCCCACTCATTGTAGAAGCGGTGGTTCTGGAGCTCCCCACGTTTGCGCGGTGCACCGAGGAGGATAAAGCGTCCTGTGACGCGGCCTTCGAGGCGCATGTGGGCCAGGAGACGGTGGAGGCCAATGAGGCCAACTCCATCGATCTTCGCTGGTCGAAGCTGCGCGAGGTTAAGCTCAAGAGCAACGACACCGAATAA
- the nusB gene encoding transcription antitermination factor NusB: MIDKQRRARRAALRTLYAIDVSGYEARHALETIRATLAEPDDHPARYWDLVVARVHAVIDNLASVDEEIRVLSPRWRIERMAAVDRNLLRVGVSELLEGETAPLVVINACVELAKEFGDKGTPGFINGLLDQLCQNRKITIAAPDEEA; the protein is encoded by the coding sequence ATGATCGACAAGCAACGACGCGCACGCCGAGCGGCCCTGCGCACCCTCTATGCGATTGACGTCTCAGGCTACGAAGCCCGACATGCGCTGGAGACCATTCGCGCTACCCTTGCCGAACCCGATGATCACCCGGCCCGCTACTGGGACCTGGTAGTCGCGCGGGTGCATGCGGTGATCGATAACCTGGCCAGTGTCGATGAGGAGATTCGAGTCCTCAGCCCACGCTGGCGTATCGAACGCATGGCCGCGGTCGACCGCAACCTGCTTCGCGTGGGAGTCAGCGAGCTCCTGGAAGGAGAGACGGCGCCGCTGGTGGTGATCAACGCCTGTGTGGAACTCGCCAAAGAATTTGGCGATAAGGGTACCCCGGGCTTCATCAACGGACTCCTCGACCAGCTATGTCAAAACCGAAAGATCACCATCGCCGCCCCGGACGAAGAGGCCTGA
- the nrdR gene encoding transcriptional regulator NrdR, with translation MRCPFCGHLEDRVVDSRQARGGSAIRRRRECLQCERRYTTYEQIEEAFPQVVKRDETREEYDRQKIERGIRLACSKRPISVAQIEDVVDRFEEHMLELGAREVTSDWIGSTITTELRDLDPVAYIRFASVYRAFNNIDEFLDELRELDRFERDRHPSPPAGEPDEPATKD, from the coding sequence ATGCGCTGTCCCTTCTGTGGCCACCTCGAAGATCGCGTTGTGGACTCCCGCCAGGCTCGCGGGGGCTCGGCGATCCGTCGTCGACGTGAGTGCCTGCAATGCGAGCGGCGCTACACCACCTACGAGCAGATCGAGGAGGCCTTCCCGCAGGTCGTCAAACGCGACGAGACCCGCGAGGAGTACGACCGCCAGAAGATCGAGCGGGGCATCCGCCTGGCCTGCAGCAAACGCCCCATCTCGGTGGCCCAGATCGAGGATGTCGTCGACCGCTTCGAGGAGCACATGCTTGAGCTGGGCGCGCGCGAGGTGACCAGCGACTGGATCGGCTCCACGATCACCACCGAGCTGCGCGATCTGGATCCGGTTGCCTACATTCGATTCGCCAGCGTCTACCGCGCGTTTAATAACATCGACGAATTTCTCGACGAGCTACGCGAGCTCGATCGTTTTGAGCGCGACCGTCACCCCTCGCCACCTGCTGGCGAGCCCGACGAGCCGGCGACCAAGGACTGA
- a CDS encoding motility protein A produces MHVLIGALIVIATFLTAFQYISQEFSGFFNMYSAVLLGGVPIGLMILTYRFGVIGSAFKGLGRALVGNPAAERDRLVEHLLAFARAIRSERPAEASAIIEREPDPMFKHLGRQLLQQTHAEELELDALVIGRRELSTFQNGERVFGSLGDFAPAMGMIGTVIGLIQLLANMRDFEKLGPGMAIALLTTFYGLLLAHLIYLPLARLIGQRRLQRAENLNLVVDAMLKIARRRPLHELQQLLSQGRQTALTPIEPSRRSA; encoded by the coding sequence ATGCACGTATTGATCGGCGCGCTGATCGTCATCGCCACATTTCTGACGGCGTTTCAGTACATCAGTCAGGAATTCAGCGGCTTTTTCAACATGTACTCCGCCGTTCTTCTCGGCGGGGTGCCCATCGGCTTGATGATCCTGACCTACCGCTTTGGCGTCATCGGCTCGGCGTTCAAAGGCCTGGGTCGCGCGCTCGTTGGCAACCCGGCCGCCGAGCGCGATCGCCTGGTGGAGCATCTTCTGGCCTTTGCCCGGGCTATTCGCTCCGAGCGCCCCGCCGAGGCCTCGGCCATCATCGAGCGCGAGCCCGACCCGATGTTCAAACACCTGGGCCGCCAGCTCCTCCAGCAGACCCACGCCGAAGAACTTGAGCTCGACGCCCTGGTCATCGGCCGCCGCGAACTCTCCACCTTTCAGAATGGCGAGCGCGTCTTTGGCAGCCTCGGCGACTTCGCCCCGGCCATGGGCATGATCGGCACCGTCATCGGCCTGATTCAACTTCTGGCCAACATGCGCGACTTCGAAAAGCTCGGCCCGGGCATGGCCATCGCTCTGCTGACCACTTTCTACGGCCTCCTGCTGGCCCACCTCATCTACCTTCCCCTGGCCCGCCTCATTGGCCAGCGCCGGCTGCAGCGCGCCGAGAACTTAAACCTCGTCGTCGACGCCATGCTCAAGATCGCCCGACGCCGCCCCCTGCATGAACTTCAGCAACTTCTCAGCCAGGGACGCCAGACCGCACTCACCCCGATCGAGCCCTCCAGGAGGAGCGCGTGA